In one Chromatiales bacterium genomic region, the following are encoded:
- a CDS encoding glycosyltransferase yields the protein MDQLAELIVPARNAQAHLPRLAESLNALVVPDGWQLRVTVVDDASTDSTAEAALRAFPKSMQLVCTPQNLGRGGALNLGVSESSGAIIAFLDSDCAPKDHAWLQAHLGTLASADVSLGELVGDTGDEFAYRYFDRVTTMRRMHARRGQPLALTTANVVLRREWFERIGGFDEGYSRYGFEDRDLLLRLKEAGARIRYTPGADVVTAVDTDPSRPLDKLAEGARHSAPRFRARHPAFYRQSRYGLFDASVGPALVRWSAPLLATLARPARALALALAPRAAIPFALRRIVYQLAGALAHTRGTWLARNDPPPSGLMPALLVLTSTYPRWANDHEPAFVHELARRLTDRFRVTVLAPHAPGSARSERLDGVDVRRFRYAPTALESLAYESGVPARLRANPFRWLLVPGFVIAQFWSTQRLIRELLPAAIHAHWLIPQGLLALLARTVTGSRARVLVTAHGADVHVARGAFARRLLRHTANRADEVTAVSRALAQRLVEISGRREVVVRSMGAELGTPPEPAVDAGHRLLFTGRLVAKKGVDTLLAALPTILERVPDVHLVIAGDGPERAALEQQTQSLGIAANVEFAGPYRPDQRAALYAAAGIAVFPFRVAPDGDQEGLGLVVLEAVAQGRPVIAGDVPAVRDLIEPGRTGLLFPPGDTDALARAVIELLESPERGQALASAAYAALAPRYDWSAIADAYARLLAPEAASGGTSR from the coding sequence GTGGATCAGCTGGCAGAACTGATTGTCCCCGCGCGCAACGCGCAAGCCCATTTGCCCCGGCTTGCGGAGTCTCTCAACGCGCTGGTCGTACCCGACGGCTGGCAGTTGCGGGTGACTGTCGTCGATGACGCCTCGACCGACAGCACCGCGGAAGCGGCCCTTCGCGCATTCCCCAAGTCGATGCAACTGGTGTGTACGCCCCAGAATCTTGGACGCGGCGGTGCTCTGAACCTCGGCGTCAGCGAATCCAGCGGTGCAATCATCGCGTTCCTAGACAGTGACTGCGCCCCCAAGGATCACGCCTGGCTACAGGCGCACCTCGGCACACTCGCATCGGCCGACGTCAGCCTCGGCGAACTGGTCGGCGACACTGGAGATGAATTCGCATACCGCTACTTTGATCGAGTAACCACCATGCGCCGTATGCATGCAAGGCGTGGTCAGCCGCTGGCACTGACGACGGCCAACGTCGTGCTCCGCCGCGAGTGGTTCGAACGGATCGGAGGATTCGACGAGGGCTATTCCCGCTACGGGTTCGAGGACCGCGACTTGCTGCTTCGGCTCAAGGAGGCCGGCGCGAGGATTCGCTACACGCCCGGCGCAGACGTCGTTACTGCGGTGGACACGGATCCTTCGCGACCGCTGGACAAGCTCGCCGAAGGCGCGCGCCACTCGGCGCCGCGCTTCCGTGCACGCCATCCGGCCTTTTACCGACAATCGCGCTACGGCCTGTTCGATGCCTCGGTCGGCCCCGCGCTGGTGCGCTGGAGCGCTCCGCTGCTCGCCACTCTTGCACGCCCTGCGCGAGCGCTGGCGCTGGCGCTCGCGCCGCGCGCGGCCATTCCGTTCGCGCTTCGGCGGATCGTCTACCAGCTCGCCGGCGCTCTTGCACACACGCGTGGAACCTGGCTCGCACGCAACGACCCGCCGCCGTCCGGTCTGATGCCCGCGCTGCTGGTACTGACCTCGACCTATCCACGCTGGGCGAACGACCATGAGCCGGCGTTCGTGCACGAACTGGCGCGACGTCTGACCGACCGCTTTCGCGTCACGGTGCTGGCACCGCACGCGCCGGGGTCGGCGCGATCCGAACGGCTCGATGGCGTGGACGTGCGGCGATTCCGTTACGCGCCGACCGCGCTGGAATCGCTGGCCTACGAGAGCGGTGTCCCCGCCCGGCTGCGCGCGAATCCGTTTCGCTGGCTGCTGGTACCGGGTTTTGTCATCGCGCAGTTCTGGTCGACCCAGCGCCTGATTCGGGAACTTCTCCCCGCGGCGATCCACGCACACTGGCTCATCCCGCAGGGCCTGCTTGCGCTCCTCGCCCGGACTGTGACGGGCAGCCGTGCCCGCGTGCTGGTAACTGCGCATGGTGCCGACGTGCATGTGGCGCGCGGCGCCTTTGCACGCCGCCTGTTGCGGCACACCGCGAACCGGGCCGATGAGGTGACCGCGGTCAGCCGCGCGCTGGCGCAGCGGCTGGTCGAGATCAGCGGGCGCCGCGAGGTGGTCGTTCGCTCCATGGGCGCCGAACTCGGCACGCCGCCCGAACCAGCGGTTGATGCTGGTCACCGCCTGTTGTTCACCGGCCGCCTGGTCGCGAAGAAGGGTGTGGACACGCTCCTCGCTGCGCTGCCGACGATCCTCGAGCGAGTGCCGGACGTGCATCTCGTGATCGCTGGTGACGGACCGGAACGCGCGGCATTGGAACAACAGACACAGAGCCTCGGCATCGCGGCCAACGTCGAATTCGCCGGCCCCTACCGCCCCGACCAGCGCGCGGCGCTGTATGCCGCAGCGGGTATTGCGGTGTTTCCGTTCCGCGTCGCGCCGGACGGCGACCAGGAAGGCCTGGGTCTGGTCGTGCTGGAAGCGGTGGCCCAGGGTCGACCGGTGATCGCCGGCGACGTGCCGGCGGTGCGCGACCTGATCGAGCCCGGGCGCACCGGGCTGCTGTTTCCGCCCGGGGATACCGACGCCCTTGCCCGGGCCGTCATCGAGCTGCTGGAGTCCCCCGAGCGCGGCCAGGCGCTCGCCAGCGCCGCGTACGCCGCGCTGGCGCCGCGCTATGACTGGTCGGCCATTGCTGACGCCTACGCACGCCTGCTCGCCCCAGAGGCAGCCTCAGGCGGCACCAGCCGCTGA
- a CDS encoding methyltransferase domain-containing protein, with translation MDKAYARARGEISKAMNAGGAVLDCGAGSGFEYTMLRNALGTTEFEYQGIEWNAQFAESARAQGLNVVRGDLNQPIPAPDESQRCVFALSVLEHLLNPCRFLSECQRVLEPEGTLVLLTPNISTYFTAALILAGRMPSSGPHPDSLQLLQSEAPVQVSDIGTLQDVESDTPVHRHLVVFSYLALTRYLRMIGFKNVRGHGFGLYPFPNFMQPVLERIDPYHCHQMVFVANKAGSADRLDQ, from the coding sequence ATGGACAAGGCATACGCCAGGGCCCGGGGGGAAATCAGCAAAGCCATGAACGCCGGCGGCGCCGTGCTCGATTGCGGCGCCGGAAGCGGATTCGAGTACACCATGCTGCGCAACGCACTGGGAACCACCGAATTCGAGTATCAGGGTATCGAATGGAACGCGCAGTTCGCCGAATCCGCCCGGGCCCAGGGGCTCAATGTTGTACGGGGGGATCTGAACCAACCCATCCCGGCTCCTGATGAGTCGCAGCGCTGCGTATTCGCGCTGTCGGTGCTCGAACACCTGCTCAACCCCTGCCGTTTCCTGAGTGAGTGTCAACGTGTGCTGGAACCTGAGGGCACACTGGTATTGCTGACACCCAACATCAGCACCTATTTCACGGCCGCACTGATTCTCGCCGGGCGCATGCCATCGAGCGGACCGCACCCGGACTCGCTGCAGCTGTTACAGAGCGAGGCTCCCGTACAGGTGTCCGACATCGGAACGCTGCAGGACGTGGAATCCGACACCCCGGTTCACCGCCATCTCGTCGTATTCAGCTATCTCGCCCTGACTCGGTATCTGCGCATGATCGGCTTCAAGAATGTCCGCGGTCACGGATTTGGACTGTATCCGTTTCCCAATTTCATGCAGCCGGTTCTGGAACGAATCGACCCCTACCATTGCCATCAGATGGTCTTCGTGGCCAACAAAGCCGGATCCGCCGACCGCCTGGACCAATGA